The proteins below are encoded in one region of Nitrospira sp.:
- a CDS encoding DNA topoisomerase VI subunit A, translating into MATKEKKQTVVEKKLIGLADVVITAADRSKDPTFAIPIRALSNVSFNPRKGMIEMGGKKQARSFFNMGMAKKFMQTMLVADALSELQRADLTTSLREIYYRTKHTIKNSHENTFDTQDESDPVIEDLEVTLAALREELHVRAENAGSIVGPVVFGDDGDRVDCARLGKGGYSVPSIVEPEYLEIRRCTADFLLLVEKGTQWNRLSEDKFWRRYNCVLLTGNGQPPRGVRRLARRLHEEYRLPVYVLVDNDPWGYYIYSVVKQGSINLAFESQRMAIPKAKFIGLSSADPERYELPRNVGIKLNEKDIARAKELMNYQWFQKPAWQAEIKRMLAIGLKYELDALANKDFQYLTKKYLPRKLKEKDWLD; encoded by the coding sequence ATGGCGACAAAAGAAAAAAAGCAAACCGTCGTTGAGAAGAAACTCATTGGGCTCGCCGACGTCGTCATCACAGCAGCGGACCGGTCCAAGGATCCTACGTTTGCCATCCCCATCCGAGCCCTGTCGAACGTGTCGTTTAATCCCCGGAAGGGCATGATCGAAATGGGAGGTAAAAAGCAGGCCCGCTCATTCTTCAACATGGGTATGGCGAAGAAATTCATGCAAACAATGTTGGTCGCCGATGCTCTCTCCGAGCTGCAGCGCGCCGATCTGACCACCTCGCTCCGCGAAATTTATTATCGCACGAAGCACACCATCAAGAACTCACACGAGAATACGTTCGACACTCAGGACGAGTCGGATCCGGTCATCGAGGATCTCGAAGTCACATTGGCTGCTCTACGGGAGGAACTCCATGTGCGCGCCGAGAACGCCGGCAGTATCGTCGGACCGGTGGTATTCGGAGATGACGGCGATCGGGTCGACTGCGCGCGTTTAGGCAAGGGTGGGTACTCAGTGCCCTCGATCGTCGAACCCGAGTATCTGGAGATTCGTCGGTGTACCGCGGACTTTCTCTTGCTTGTGGAAAAAGGCACGCAGTGGAACCGGTTGTCCGAGGACAAGTTCTGGCGCCGCTACAATTGTGTTCTGTTGACAGGGAACGGCCAGCCTCCGCGCGGCGTTCGTCGCCTTGCCCGCCGTTTGCATGAGGAATACCGCCTGCCGGTCTATGTGCTCGTCGACAACGATCCATGGGGATATTACATCTACTCCGTGGTCAAGCAGGGTTCAATCAACCTCGCGTTCGAAAGCCAGCGGATGGCCATCCCGAAGGCCAAGTTCATCGGTCTTTCGAGCGCAGACCCGGAACGGTACGAGTTGCCGCGGAACGTGGGCATTAAGCTGAATGAAAAGGACATCGCGCGCGCGAAGGAGTTGATGAATTACCAGTGGTTTCAGAAGCCGGCGTGGCAGGCGGAGATTAAACGCATGTTGGCGATCGGTCTGAAGTACGAACTTGACGCTCTCGCCAACAAGGATTTTCAGTATCTGACCAAAAAGTATCTGCCCAGAAAGTTGAAGGAAAAGGATTGGTTGGACTGA
- a CDS encoding thioredoxin family protein: MPNITLLVSPSCGACPSAKTLWKGLRVKYSFNYREVDITTRDGQELADRHAVRAVPATIIDGRLTFVGVPSRQSAEKALQQKLQQRQG; this comes from the coding sequence ATGCCCAATATTACACTGCTTGTTTCGCCCTCGTGCGGCGCGTGTCCCTCAGCCAAGACGTTATGGAAAGGGTTGCGCGTGAAATACAGCTTTAACTATCGCGAAGTCGATATCACGACCCGGGATGGACAGGAGCTGGCCGATCGCCATGCCGTGCGCGCCGTGCCAGCCACTATCATAGACGGACGATTGACCTTCGTCGGAGTACCGAGTCGCCAAAGCGCCGAGAAGGCCTTGCAACAGAAACTCCAACAACGGCAAGGATAA